A genomic window from Bradyrhizobium lupini includes:
- a CDS encoding TRAP transporter substrate-binding protein, protein MSIVPVNRRAFIKSSTGLAAGLVLSPALIGRAEAATLKLKCSSSLPNDPKFANGRVYYDNLVKNLKANGLGEQVEVAFFPDNQLGQEIDVINSVKLGVIDLMVSGSSISANLVPLVGTYDLGFLFSSFPQQTKAFDAGAAKPIEDALLKGSNIRIIAWAYNFGSRSVLARKPVKTPEDLAGLKIRTLPNPVITECLRLMGAAATPLAFGEIYTALQAGVLDGLEHDPPTILASKFFETAKFYALTQHNFSPLAIYFSDTTYNRMDPKLREGFLDAAKKAAADTRTHGLAVEKEALSALTEKGVTVAECDREAFKKRVAPQIENFMKARPESKAVIDIIRATQA, encoded by the coding sequence ATGTCCATCGTGCCCGTGAACCGTCGCGCGTTCATCAAGTCGTCGACGGGACTTGCCGCCGGCCTCGTGCTTTCCCCCGCACTCATCGGCCGCGCCGAAGCCGCGACGCTGAAGCTGAAATGCTCCTCGTCGCTGCCGAACGATCCCAAATTCGCCAACGGCCGGGTCTACTACGACAATCTGGTGAAGAACCTGAAGGCGAACGGCCTCGGTGAGCAGGTCGAGGTCGCGTTCTTTCCTGACAACCAATTGGGTCAGGAAATCGACGTCATCAACTCAGTGAAGCTCGGCGTCATCGACCTCATGGTGTCGGGCTCCTCGATCTCGGCGAATCTGGTGCCGCTGGTCGGCACCTACGACCTCGGCTTTCTGTTCTCGAGCTTTCCGCAGCAGACCAAGGCGTTCGACGCTGGCGCGGCCAAGCCGATCGAGGACGCGCTGCTCAAGGGCAGCAACATCCGCATCATCGCCTGGGCCTATAATTTCGGTTCACGCAGCGTACTTGCGAGGAAGCCGGTGAAGACGCCGGAAGATCTCGCCGGTCTCAAGATCCGCACGCTGCCAAATCCCGTCATCACGGAATGCCTGCGCCTGATGGGAGCCGCCGCGACGCCGCTGGCGTTCGGCGAAATCTACACGGCATTGCAGGCCGGCGTGCTGGACGGGCTAGAGCACGACCCGCCGACCATCCTGGCCAGCAAGTTCTTCGAAACGGCGAAATTCTATGCATTGACGCAGCACAATTTCTCGCCGCTCGCGATCTATTTCAGCGACACGACCTACAATCGCATGGATCCGAAGCTGCGCGAGGGATTTCTCGATGCCGCGAAGAAGGCTGCGGCCGACACGCGGACCCACGGGCTCGCCGTCGAGAAGGAAGCGCTGTCGGCCTTGACCGAAAAGGGCGTGACGGTGGCCGAATGCGACCGCGAGGCGTTCAAAAAGCGCGTCGCGCCGCAGATCGAGAACTTCATGAAGGCGCGGCCGGAATCCAAGGCCGTGATCGACATCATCCGCGCCACGCAGGCCTGA
- a CDS encoding TRAP transporter large permease subunit, which yields MTAAVPLSGGRHGSIALLLRFSDAIAAILLATDLVVVCGSVLLRFCFNAPVEWSDDVARGLMVGSAFFGAASALARGENVGVSFFRDLAPVRLRALVDAASALLVVLISGYVAYNAIKLGSLTAGQTTGSGLPLELTFYPMGAGALFMTVFAIDQLCARPLPDIVRGLVAIAVVTGLYLAWDYLSPATVPSAGTLMLIGFFATLVGGLPIGFALALAALIFIWVEGALPGVIFAQQMARGIDNFVLLAIPFFILVGYLMEANGMSVRLIELLQRGVGRMRGGLNVVMVASMVLFSGISGSKMADVAAVGSVLIPAARRSKQNPGGAVALLAASAVMAETIPPCINLIILGFVANLSIGGLFVAGLLPAALMALALIAVSIIFGKTPIETPTESPADAEDIAPQMPVSGLWSGAIASFGLIFMIFFGFKSGFATATEISAFAVAYALVVGSVVFRELSFTSAAHSFVQGATRAGLVLFIVAAAQSLAFTLTLQQVPHAVGDFMLGLSKTSGTWLFILLAIAVLIVMGSVLEGAAALIIFGPLLLPVAVQLGIDPLHFGVVLVIAMGIGLFAPPLGLGLYGACLIGNVPIEQTVKPIMGYLGLLFLCLLVIAFVPWLSTALPRAFGY from the coding sequence ATGACAGCTGCCGTACCTCTCTCGGGCGGCCGCCACGGGAGCATCGCCCTGCTGCTTCGCTTCAGCGACGCGATCGCGGCCATCCTGCTGGCCACGGATCTCGTCGTCGTCTGCGGTTCCGTGCTGCTGCGCTTCTGCTTCAACGCGCCGGTGGAGTGGTCCGACGACGTCGCGCGCGGACTGATGGTCGGATCGGCCTTCTTCGGCGCGGCGAGCGCGCTCGCGCGCGGCGAGAATGTCGGCGTCTCTTTCTTCCGCGATCTGGCTCCGGTACGGCTGCGCGCGCTGGTCGACGCCGCGAGCGCGCTGCTGGTGGTGCTGATTTCGGGCTACGTCGCCTACAACGCCATCAAGCTCGGCTCGCTGACGGCGGGCCAGACCACCGGATCCGGCCTGCCGCTGGAGCTGACCTTCTACCCGATGGGCGCCGGCGCGCTGTTCATGACGGTGTTTGCGATCGACCAGCTCTGCGCCAGGCCGCTCCCTGACATCGTCAGAGGCCTCGTCGCGATTGCCGTCGTGACCGGCCTTTATCTCGCCTGGGATTATCTGTCGCCCGCCACGGTGCCGTCGGCGGGCACGCTGATGCTGATCGGTTTCTTTGCGACGTTGGTCGGTGGCTTGCCGATCGGCTTTGCGCTGGCGCTGGCCGCGCTGATCTTCATCTGGGTCGAGGGCGCGCTGCCCGGCGTGATCTTCGCCCAGCAGATGGCGCGCGGCATCGACAATTTCGTGCTGCTCGCGATTCCGTTTTTCATCCTCGTGGGCTACCTCATGGAAGCCAACGGCATGTCGGTGCGGCTGATCGAGCTGTTGCAGCGGGGCGTCGGGCGGATGCGCGGCGGTTTGAACGTCGTGATGGTGGCCTCGATGGTGCTGTTCTCCGGCATTTCCGGCTCGAAGATGGCCGACGTCGCCGCGGTCGGCTCCGTGCTGATTCCGGCCGCGCGCCGCTCCAAGCAGAATCCGGGCGGCGCCGTGGCGCTGCTCGCAGCCTCCGCGGTGATGGCGGAGACTATTCCGCCCTGCATCAACCTGATCATCCTGGGTTTCGTCGCGAACCTGTCGATCGGTGGTCTGTTCGTCGCAGGGCTGTTGCCCGCGGCGCTGATGGCGCTGGCCTTGATCGCCGTCTCCATCATCTTCGGCAAGACTCCAATTGAGACTCCAACTGAGTCTCCAGCTGATGCCGAGGACATCGCGCCGCAGATGCCGGTGTCGGGCCTGTGGAGCGGCGCGATCGCCTCGTTCGGCCTGATCTTCATGATCTTCTTCGGCTTCAAGAGCGGCTTTGCCACCGCCACGGAAATCTCGGCCTTCGCCGTGGCTTATGCACTCGTCGTCGGCAGCGTGGTGTTCCGCGAACTCAGCTTCACATCGGCTGCGCACAGCTTCGTCCAGGGCGCGACGCGCGCGGGGCTCGTGCTGTTCATCGTTGCCGCAGCGCAATCGCTGGCGTTCACGCTGACCCTGCAGCAGGTGCCGCACGCGGTCGGCGATTTCATGCTGGGATTGTCCAAGACCAGCGGCACCTGGCTGTTCATCCTGCTCGCAATCGCCGTGCTGATCGTGATGGGCTCGGTGCTCGAAGGCGCGGCGGCGCTGATTATTTTCGGGCCGTTGCTGTTGCCGGTGGCCGTGCAGCTCGGCATCGATCCCCTGCATTTCGGCGTCGTGCTTGTGATCGCGATGGGCATCGGCCTGTTCGCGCCGCCGCTCGGGCTCGGGCTTTACGGCGCCTGCCTGATCGGTAATGTGCCGATCGAGCAGACGGTGAAGCCGATCATGGGCTATCTCGGCCTGTTGTTCCTTTGCCTGCTCGTGATCGCGTTTGTGCCATGGCTCAGCACGGCATTGCCGCGCGCGTTCGGCTATTGA
- a CDS encoding hydroxyacid dehydrogenase, with protein MKVLLAHTPEMRRNYYGDRSLNGLRATAEVILHESDETLVSASLVRAAQDVDIIVADRMTEGRGEIFAQLPRLRAFVRCAVDIRNVDVEAASNAGVLVTRAGPGFVQAVAELAVGFMVDLSRGVSRATADYHAGRKPEARMGRQLAGSKIGIIGYGSIGRYLGEIAKVMRMEVLVADPFATVTDGAIRQVSLDELLAASDYVVCLAIANEQTENLIGEAALARMQKHAVFVNLSRGNLVDEAAMAKALLENRIAGAAMDVGRAPDQMPSPELAKLPNVIATPHVGGLTPQAIEYQSLETVRQVEAIVKGEIPQGAVNADGWTRRP; from the coding sequence GTGAAAGTCCTGCTGGCCCACACGCCGGAGATGCGCCGCAATTACTACGGCGATCGCAGCCTGAACGGCTTGCGCGCGACCGCCGAGGTGATCCTGCACGAGAGCGATGAGACGCTGGTCTCAGCCAGCCTCGTGCGCGCTGCGCAAGATGTCGACATCATCGTGGCCGATCGCATGACCGAGGGACGCGGCGAGATCTTTGCACAACTGCCGCGCCTGCGCGCCTTCGTCCGCTGCGCCGTCGACATCCGCAACGTCGATGTCGAGGCGGCCTCGAACGCCGGCGTGCTCGTGACCCGCGCCGGGCCTGGCTTCGTGCAAGCGGTTGCCGAGCTCGCGGTTGGCTTCATGGTCGATCTCTCCCGCGGCGTATCGCGAGCGACGGCCGATTATCACGCCGGCCGCAAGCCGGAAGCGCGGATGGGACGGCAGCTCGCCGGCAGCAAGATCGGCATCATTGGCTATGGCAGCATCGGGCGCTATCTCGGGGAAATCGCCAAGGTGATGCGCATGGAGGTGCTGGTCGCAGATCCCTTTGCGACCGTGACCGACGGTGCCATCCGGCAGGTCAGCCTCGACGAGCTCCTCGCCGCGTCCGACTATGTCGTCTGCCTTGCCATCGCCAACGAGCAGACCGAAAATCTGATCGGCGAGGCGGCGCTGGCGCGGATGCAGAAGCATGCCGTCTTCGTCAATCTCTCGCGCGGCAACCTCGTCGATGAAGCGGCGATGGCGAAGGCGTTGCTTGAAAATCGAATCGCGGGTGCCGCGATGGATGTGGGCCGCGCGCCCGACCAGATGCCAAGCCCGGAGCTTGCGAAGCTTCCCAACGTCATCGCCACGCCCCATGTCGGCGGCCTGACGCCGCAGGCGATCGAATATCAGTCGCTGGAAACCGTGCGCCAGGTCGAAGCGATCGTCAAAGGCGAGATCCCGCAAGGCGCCGTCAACGCCGACGGCTGGACGCGGCGGCCGTGA
- a CDS encoding ABC transporter substrate-binding protein, which translates to MTVAVLAASMLPAKADEIGVSEDAILFGQAAALEGPSSTLGQRMRQGIVAAFTEINAKGGVHGRKLQLISRDDGYDPDRSLAQTLRLIEDDKVFALIGAVGTPTAVATIPITSARNVPFIGPFSGAEFLRDLELANVVNIRASYGAEAEAWVKHLTEDRHFTRIAIFYQDDSFGRDGLSGVKRALARRGLELAAEGTFERNTRAVASAWRTIKRVEPEAIVMVGTYGPCAEFIKLAHRSGANPTFVNISFVGAVALAKELGPEGEGVVVTQVVPFPWDRSLKLVADYQAAQTAFDPALTPNFVALEGYIAGRLAAAALEQAGPQPTRASLLRTINDVGRFDISGSTITVGMRMLDAPPKVFLTVIQKDGTFKAVDRL; encoded by the coding sequence ATGACCGTCGCCGTCCTGGCAGCAAGCATGCTGCCGGCGAAAGCCGACGAGATCGGCGTCAGCGAGGATGCGATCCTGTTCGGCCAAGCCGCAGCGCTCGAGGGTCCCTCCTCCACACTCGGACAGCGCATGCGGCAGGGCATCGTCGCAGCCTTCACCGAGATCAACGCCAAAGGCGGCGTCCACGGCCGCAAGCTCCAGCTCATCAGCCGTGACGACGGCTACGACCCCGACCGCTCGCTGGCGCAGACGCTGCGGCTGATCGAGGACGACAAGGTGTTCGCGCTGATCGGCGCGGTGGGCACGCCGACCGCGGTGGCGACGATACCGATCACCAGCGCCAGGAACGTGCCCTTCATCGGTCCCTTCAGCGGCGCTGAATTCTTGCGCGACCTCGAGCTTGCGAACGTGGTCAACATCCGTGCAAGCTATGGCGCCGAGGCCGAGGCGTGGGTCAAGCATCTCACCGAGGATCGCCATTTCACCCGCATCGCCATTTTCTACCAGGACGACTCGTTCGGGCGCGACGGTCTTTCCGGCGTGAAGCGCGCGCTTGCCAGGCGCGGCCTCGAGCTCGCCGCCGAAGGCACCTTCGAGCGCAACACCCGCGCCGTCGCGTCGGCCTGGCGCACGATCAAGCGCGTCGAACCCGAGGCGATCGTCATGGTCGGGACCTACGGTCCCTGCGCCGAGTTCATCAAGCTCGCGCACCGCAGCGGCGCCAATCCGACCTTCGTCAACATCTCCTTTGTCGGCGCCGTTGCGCTCGCCAAGGAGCTCGGCCCCGAGGGCGAAGGCGTCGTCGTCACGCAGGTCGTGCCGTTTCCCTGGGACCGCTCGCTTAAGCTGGTCGCCGACTACCAGGCGGCGCAGACGGCGTTCGACCCGGCGCTGACACCGAATTTCGTGGCGCTCGAAGGCTATATCGCCGGCCGTCTCGCGGCCGCGGCGCTGGAACAAGCCGGACCGCAACCGACGCGCGCGAGCCTGCTGCGCACCATCAACGATGTCGGCCGCTTCGACATCAGCGGCAGCACCATCACCGTCGGCATGCGCATGCTCGACGCGCCGCCGAAGGTGTTTTTGACGGTGATCCAGAAGGACGGGACGTTCAAAGCGGTGGACCGGCTATAG
- a CDS encoding EAL domain-containing protein, translating into MTGWWRAAPLLGLYRPALVAVGVGLLFSVVAAAAVARWEGRVNKIEFENAAETEVIVMQNGMSEYISRLVALRTLFESTNQEITRSEFETFSARLFERHPGMLRISWVPRVNRKERAEYEAAAITDGVSGYRIKSLQGDAFATAPQSDEYFPVFYSTQPKTSPVYGMDYATVPERRAVLERARDTDRIGAIRTRLYEPKEGGRLPDVLVAIPVYAKGTSRDAVVDRRRNLAGFVVGVFDLPLLIQSIRVTTGASPAVSVNVYPPFAGQIVGLEQMLPDYSSAATAPQTMRDVARTLHWSGNLKIGDTDWQVRAVPAAGGPLETTYDRAGAVLIVGMLLTLSLSTYLMLASRNSQRLSLANRRVLELAQTDILTGLPNRAFFLARLDELKGRLKDAGPTFSILMLDLDRFKNVNDSLGHGAGDALLRQVAQRLKSALRTRDVLARLGGDEFAIIQEACEDQRVCSTELAGRIAKLVAEPFLLPGHRVEIGTSIGIAIAPDHGSDQEQLLKKADLALYRSKSSGRNCFTIYDKAMSAELEARSTLEGDLRDAIARCQLEVHYQPFVDALSGTRRGFEALVRWRHPTRGLIAPDQFIPLAEETGLIVPLGEFVLRRACADAAGWPSDLAVAVNLSPIQFKEAELFEMISAALADSGLLPQRLEIEITESVLLERGVENHAFMERLKSIGIALALDDFGTGYSSLSYLTAFPFDKIKIDKSFIRNLTHQPRSSAIISSIVTLARGLDMSVTAEGVETREEYERLKALGVNFAQGYLFGRPQPIERILFDAPAKSSQRDAA; encoded by the coding sequence ATGACCGGATGGTGGCGTGCCGCGCCGCTGCTCGGGCTCTATCGCCCTGCGCTCGTCGCAGTCGGCGTCGGTCTTCTGTTTTCGGTCGTGGCTGCAGCCGCCGTGGCGCGATGGGAAGGCCGCGTCAACAAGATCGAGTTCGAGAACGCGGCCGAGACCGAAGTGATCGTCATGCAGAACGGCATGAGCGAGTACATCTCCAGGCTCGTCGCGCTGCGCACGCTGTTCGAATCGACCAATCAGGAGATCACCCGCAGCGAATTCGAGACCTTCAGCGCCCGCCTGTTCGAGCGCCATCCCGGCATGCTGCGCATCTCCTGGGTGCCGCGGGTGAACCGCAAGGAGCGCGCCGAATACGAGGCCGCGGCGATCACGGACGGCGTGTCCGGCTATCGCATCAAGTCGCTCCAGGGCGATGCGTTCGCGACCGCGCCGCAGAGCGACGAATATTTTCCGGTGTTCTACTCGACCCAGCCGAAGACGTCTCCAGTTTACGGAATGGACTACGCGACCGTTCCGGAGCGCCGCGCGGTCCTCGAGCGCGCGCGCGACACCGACCGGATAGGGGCCATTCGCACCCGCCTCTACGAGCCGAAGGAGGGCGGCCGGTTGCCCGACGTCCTCGTCGCCATTCCCGTCTACGCCAAGGGAACGTCGCGCGACGCGGTCGTGGACCGGCGCCGCAATCTCGCCGGCTTCGTCGTCGGCGTCTTCGACCTGCCGCTGCTGATCCAGTCCATTCGCGTGACCACCGGGGCAAGCCCCGCGGTCAGCGTCAACGTCTATCCGCCGTTCGCGGGTCAGATCGTCGGCCTGGAGCAAATGCTGCCGGATTACTCGTCGGCCGCGACGGCGCCGCAGACGATGCGGGACGTCGCGCGGACCCTGCACTGGTCGGGCAATCTCAAGATCGGCGACACCGATTGGCAGGTGCGGGCGGTTCCGGCTGCCGGCGGTCCGCTGGAGACGACTTACGATCGCGCGGGTGCGGTGCTGATCGTCGGCATGCTGCTGACGCTGTCGCTTTCGACCTATCTCATGCTCGCAAGCCGCAATTCGCAGCGGCTGTCACTGGCGAACCGGCGGGTGCTCGAACTCGCCCAGACCGACATCCTGACCGGATTGCCGAACCGCGCTTTCTTCCTGGCCCGGCTCGACGAGCTCAAGGGCCGTTTGAAGGACGCCGGTCCGACCTTCTCGATCCTAATGCTCGACCTCGACCGCTTCAAGAACGTCAACGACTCGCTCGGTCACGGTGCCGGCGATGCGCTGCTGCGTCAGGTCGCACAGCGGCTGAAATCCGCTTTGCGCACCAGGGACGTGCTGGCCCGGCTCGGCGGCGACGAATTCGCCATCATCCAGGAAGCTTGCGAGGATCAGCGCGTCTGCTCGACCGAACTGGCGGGGCGGATCGCCAAGCTCGTGGCCGAGCCGTTCCTTCTTCCCGGACACCGCGTCGAGATCGGCACCAGCATCGGCATTGCGATCGCGCCCGATCATGGCAGCGATCAGGAGCAGCTGCTGAAGAAGGCGGACCTGGCGCTCTACCGCTCTAAATCGTCGGGCCGCAACTGCTTCACCATCTACGACAAGGCGATGTCGGCCGAGCTCGAGGCGCGCAGCACGCTGGAAGGCGATCTGCGCGACGCCATCGCGCGGTGCCAGCTCGAGGTGCACTACCAGCCGTTCGTCGACGCCCTCAGCGGCACGCGGCGCGGCTTCGAGGCGTTGGTGCGCTGGCGGCATCCGACGCGCGGCTTGATCGCGCCGGACCAGTTCATCCCGCTTGCGGAGGAGACCGGGCTGATCGTGCCGCTCGGCGAATTCGTGTTGCGGCGCGCCTGCGCGGACGCGGCCGGCTGGCCGTCAGATCTTGCGGTCGCCGTCAACCTGTCGCCGATCCAGTTCAAGGAGGCCGAGCTGTTCGAGATGATCAGCGCGGCGCTCGCCGATTCCGGATTGCTGCCGCAGCGGCTGGAGATCGAGATCACGGAATCCGTGCTGCTGGAGCGTGGCGTCGAGAACCACGCCTTCATGGAGCGGCTGAAGAGCATCGGCATCGCGCTCGCACTCGACGATTTCGGCACCGGCTATTCGTCGCTCAGCTATCTGACCGCTTTCCCGTTCGACAAGATCAAGATCGACAAATCGTTCATCCGGAACCTCACGCATCAGCCGCGCAGCTCCGCCATCATCTCCTCGATCGTGACGTTGGCGCGCGGGCTGGACATGTCGGTCACCGCCGAGGGCGTCGAGACCCGCGAGGAGTACGAGCGGCTGAAGGCGCTCGGCGTCAATTTCGCGCAAGGCTATCTGTTCGGCCGCCCGCAGCCGATCGAACGGATCCTGTTCGACGCGCCCGCCAAATCGTCGCAACGCGACGCGGCCTGA
- a CDS encoding MFS transporter, whose protein sequence is MRLPFFYGWVVVAVTFVTMAIGVNARTAFSLFFPPIISEFGWERGVTAGAFSFGFVVSGMVSPLIGRLMDRAGPRAVMELGVVLMGGGLLLAPLTSQPWHLYVTIGVMVGAGSVCLGYSGQSLFLPNWFIRTRGLAIGIAFAGVGIGSVTLLPWVQHMIEGTGWRTACTAMGLMILIVLAPINLFLHRRPEDIGLRPDGDAAPAAGAAKSVSNIIDPVWAGTEWTLRKAVATTRFWWIALGYFCGLYIWYAVQVHQTKFLLDIGFSTGVAVWALGIVSLLGIPGQILLGHVSDRIGREWVWAISCAGFAISFAALMALKFQPSLWLVYLMVFTQGALGYGLTSIMGAVVFEIFQGKHQGSIFGTIMLAALAGGAAGPWVTGLLYDRAGDYTLAFGVAIIVSGLSALSIWQAAPRKVRAVAGKLQAGTGAE, encoded by the coding sequence ATGCGGCTTCCGTTCTTCTACGGCTGGGTCGTGGTCGCGGTGACCTTCGTCACCATGGCCATCGGCGTCAACGCGCGCACCGCCTTCTCGCTGTTCTTCCCTCCCATCATCTCCGAATTCGGCTGGGAGCGCGGCGTCACCGCGGGCGCCTTCTCCTTCGGCTTCGTGGTGTCGGGCATGGTCAGCCCGCTGATCGGCCGGCTGATGGACCGCGCCGGCCCGCGCGCGGTGATGGAGCTCGGCGTCGTTCTGATGGGCGGCGGATTGCTGCTCGCGCCGCTCACGAGCCAGCCATGGCATCTCTATGTCACCATCGGCGTCATGGTCGGCGCCGGTTCGGTGTGTCTCGGCTATTCCGGGCAGTCGTTGTTCCTGCCGAACTGGTTTATCCGCACGCGCGGCCTCGCCATCGGCATCGCCTTCGCCGGGGTCGGCATCGGCTCGGTCACGCTGCTGCCATGGGTGCAACACATGATCGAAGGGACCGGCTGGCGCACCGCCTGCACGGCGATGGGCCTGATGATCCTGATCGTGCTGGCGCCGATCAATCTGTTCCTGCATCGACGTCCCGAGGATATCGGCCTGCGGCCTGACGGCGATGCGGCCCCGGCCGCAGGCGCCGCAAAATCCGTCTCCAACATCATCGATCCCGTCTGGGCCGGGACCGAATGGACACTCCGGAAAGCGGTCGCCACGACGCGGTTCTGGTGGATCGCGCTCGGCTATTTCTGCGGCCTCTACATCTGGTACGCGGTGCAGGTGCACCAGACCAAATTCCTGCTCGACATCGGCTTCAGCACGGGTGTCGCGGTGTGGGCGCTCGGCATCGTCAGCCTGCTCGGCATTCCCGGCCAGATCCTGCTCGGCCATGTCTCCGACCGGATCGGGCGGGAATGGGTTTGGGCGATCAGCTGCGCGGGTTTTGCGATCTCTTTCGCGGCGCTGATGGCCCTGAAATTCCAGCCGTCATTGTGGCTGGTCTATCTCATGGTGTTCACGCAAGGCGCGCTCGGCTACGGCCTGACCTCGATCATGGGCGCGGTGGTGTTCGAGATTTTTCAGGGCAAGCACCAGGGCAGCATTTTCGGCACGATCATGCTGGCAGCATTGGCCGGCGGCGCTGCCGGTCCCTGGGTCACCGGCTTGCTCTACGATCGGGCCGGCGACTACACGCTGGCCTTTGGAGTTGCCATTATCGTGAGTGGGCTGTCGGCGCTCTCGATCTGGCAAGCCGCGCCGCGCAAGGTGCGCGCCGTCGCCGGCAAGCTTCAGGCGGGAACCGGCGCCGAATAG